The DNA window ccacacaagcaaGGGGACTCgtgtttattttctgttatgtttctTGATGTGTCACTTCCAGGTGACTACTGCAACATCCCCCTCTACATGAAGTCCGATCCTTTCTTCCGAAAGCAGTCAGAGCATCATGACCCGTGTCCAGTGGTCCCACCCCGTGAAGCCTCCATCCGCGGCCTCGCCCAGCGGGCCTACCATACCCAGGGCCGTCACATGACTATGGACTCCAAGCAGCAGGCCCTCGCAATGGGCCACTCTGGCCTGTCCAACCTCACCTCCTCTGGAGCTTCAGCTGGAGGAGCCTCAGGAGGGAGCGCAGGAGGCATGTCCACCAGCTCCAGCAGTTCCACGCTCCCCCAGAGGACTCTCACCATGCCGGGCTCCTCAGCCACAGGGGCCCAGAGTGcggccgccgccgctgctgccactgctgctGCCACCGCCGCCGCTGGAGCGTCATCATCCTCCAGCGGAGGCGGGGCAGCCGGGGCCACAGGAGGCACCCCAGGTGGCGCCTCCTCATCCTCTAAGATGGGAGGATCCAGAGACTCCCTCCTAGACAGCAGCTCGTCAGGCTTAGGCAGACTACAGAAGCAGAGGGATGGAGGGGCGGGAGCCTACTCCAAGTCCTACACACTGGTGTAGCCTTGACGTCATGGTGGCCTCGCTCTGGAACTTCTCTTAAAAAGATTAGCCAGCGCTTGTCTGGAGCCTCTATTGACAAGTGGGGTGATGAAGGCCCCAATGCCCAGCTCACCCATCAGTGCCTGCACTGCGCCAGGCTGCAGGGGGCTGCTCGGGCTCCCATCAACACTGCAGTAAGGAGGAGTTTGGGTCTCCACAGCACAGGGGGTGGCCTTTCTTTCTGCCTGATCACATTTCCGTTACTACTGCGTTTCCCCACCTCTTATGCCACCGCATTTATTGATCCTCTTCACATTTTCATCTTCTGATTGGGCCAACATATGCACAAAATCCTTTCCAACAATTTTACACAAACGTGTTGATGTATGAGCCCATATTACATCATCGTGCTGTGGCGGGATGGTCATGGTAAAAGTGATGCAACATGTTACATTAAGGAATTccatgtttacacttgcacagttCAACATGTCTGGAAAGGAGTGAGAAGAAGAGTTTAACTCTACCCCTTCTCCGTGTCTCAGCAATTACCGATACAGTGGAAGctcgttttttttgtcatcaaaagCTCAGACGAAAACCTGTAACGTACGAAAACTGACTCGATACTATTTCATGTCAATCTTGGTTAATCCTTTACATTCCAATTCTattcgtactttggtacgactTTCTCGAATTcaacagtgtttctcaccttcttcgtTAAAGTTGTGGCACTTTTATGCAGCCATATTCCATTTAAAAAGCACAGATTCCTTAAACTCTCAAAAATATGCAGTGCACATAAATGCCTCACCAGGCATCTGCGGACTGTGCTTGATAGGGGGAAGGAAGAAGACCGATATGAGTTGTTCTGTGTGGGTTCTATGCGCTAGTAAACCACACACATATAAAACAAAAAGGGTTAAAGAATTCCATGCccggaatctgtctatggtTTCCCAATTCTAAAAGTGACTCAATAACACatagatgctttgtttgggcaatcAGTTCCATTGCTAGCTTTTTAGATGTACTGTTTGGCTGAGAGTACAAAAACCCAGACATACATTTAGAaataaattttgaaaaaaaaactgggatGTACGGAAAACCGAGATTCAACTGTAGCTAGTTCAATTCCTGTGCGAAGCAAATGTTACCACTTTCTGAACGGACTGGTAGGGCgatcgtctcccaacctgaagttTGCTGTTTCGATCTTCCGTCCCCACCTGAGCATGTCAAAGTATCTTTGGGAACGATACCGAACCCGATAAATGTGGCAAActcaaaagaagaaaataattttGATGCTTTCACTGGATGCATTACACACCAGCCTTTGCAACATATTGAGGATTGGAGTGATGAAAATGTAACCTCATGAGTATGAGTGTAAAGTCAGGTGTCAAAACAACTTCACCCGCACCTCCATTTTGCACCCTTTAAGGGGCACAATTGCTGCATTTTGAATTTTTGCTGTATGGGAAAGTTCTTGAAAGAAAGGAAGGGACGTTTTCAGTCAATCATCATTCCGTGCTGAAGTCTTTTGAACCCTTTCCACACCTCCATCATCTCCATACAGCATCACTGTGACTGACCCCCGAGCAAAGGTTGTCGAGATGCATAACAACACCAATTCCAACTTCACACATTCGTGAACAAAAAGAGCTCTAAAGTGATATTTAAGGTACGAGTTTAGCTTTACGCATGGTACTGTATGTCTACTGTTTATTTTATGACGACAGAGTACTAGGGCCGCgttgacaacaaaaaaatctgagatttcaagaacaaagtcgtaaatttataagaataaagttgtagatttacggaaaaaaaaaagtcataaaaatacaagaaaaaagtttacatttacgaGAATCAAGTCGTACCAAGGCTAAAGGTCACAAAAGTACCCCCCTTTCATAGCTGTTTCcggcaatgcctgttacgatgaagtattaaaataatctgagattttgacAACTCGTAATATTCCGACaataaagtcctacatttaggataaaaaaacaaaactcctAACATGGAGGGGGCGGTGTAAGGAAGGCGGACGTAAGCTAGCCATGCTAATCTGTTTGTGTTCAACTGTGCTGTTTTACTgccacattataaataaaagaacGTTTCCTCTATTTTCCCTGTGACACAATGACACGCTCATTTCAAaagagtttattctcataattttaaaacttttttcttacTTTATCCTGgaatttttctcgtaaatgtacaactttatctCGAaatctctatttttttttttatttaattttgatgtGGCTCTAATATTCCGTCAGAACTCCCAAAGCTTACGCCCATGACAAAGAAAAAGTttagttaaaaaacaaaacaaaacagagttACTCCAAATGCAAACATCAGGGCTGTCGCAATAGAAAAAGGTATGTTTCtttttaagatgaaaaatatatacatgtacatatatatttctatttaaatatATAGCGATATATGACTATTGAGAAGCCGTTCTAATTGAAAATATATGAGAAAAGATCACACAAGACAATCGCTCagagaaagaggaagaaggaagaaaggaagcgaggaaggaaggaagaagtcTTAACGGGTAGCACAAGCGTCATTGCGAGGGAAAGGAAAAGATTTTCAGGAAGTCTCTTGTGAAAAAGCACAGTTTGGTTGTCGTGCGAGATTGTGTCGCTAGGTAGAAAAGAAGCTTGACGTTGAAAGAGAAAGACGAGTCAAAACAAGGGTACAGTAAGTGAGTGAGTGAgcctgttgtcatgtgttgtatTGTACCCTACAAAGGTGTGTTCACCAAATCAACGCCATCACCTGATGACGGGAGACACAACTCGGACTTGTGTTTTATGATTCCTCAGCAAACATGTCATCATTTTGGCCTTTACTCTAACATATTGACGTTTGGGAAAACGCGAGTTGCATACACAGCAGCAAGCGACTGCCGAATAGTCGGGCCTCTTGCACCCTCTGCCGGTCGCTGCCCGGTATTGCAGCCATTAATGCTGAACGTCACCGTCCGCtaataaaaacatccaaatagTTCTTAAGATAATTATTCCACCACCTGTCATAAATACTtcatattttagaaaaatatatagcttttgttttatattttatttatttttttggtgtagGAATGATGcaagtaaaaacaaaatcatGGATATCAAAAGTAATTTAAGATATTTCACCTACTATATTACATACTTATATGACAGAACAtgacagaacaaaaaaaataataaataaaagaataataatctGACGAAAACCAAAATGTGAaacctctgtttttgtttttattattttattttgtcttattttctcttctcTGTCTACTACAGTATTTTGGGttatagcagtgtaaaggtgactgtaggggtgttatttcatgtctagagggctctaataatgttttaaacaaacatttatagggTCGTAAACAGCTTTTTCAGGCTCCAATTACAAAAATTTTCCTATTTTGTGGCAATTCACTCACCACGGCCAAGtatgcgataaatgagggattactttaaatttttccaaaaggtctgacaaAAACTAAATTTTAAAGTTCATTTTTTCTCAGTATTccattcaaaaaaagtcaagatgaaaactgaaatgtatgagaaccaaacaatttttttccttgtaggaaataatgtcaattaaATTCACCCGTTCCAGACAAAATACCTTCTTTcattggccccatggcgggttatttagtaGTCACGTTTAGTAGACGGACAAGCACAATGTTGTAAAATTGAGAGTTGCGTCCGAAAGCCGAGGTTTCACTGAAACTTGTGTGATTATTTTTGctgaaaaatgtgcaaattcaaaagatgctaacattagcttggtTCAGTTTCACATgattgacaaagtgtgtccaccAGTAGGGGGAGCCCTAGAGTTTTAGTGGTAAAAACCATACTATCCCAtgtggcaggggtgtccaagagCAGTGTAGTCGGTTTTGGTTTGGCCCGCAGCACAATggccaaaataaaatgaaaccaaaaaaaagaagaaaaaatggagcaaaaaggcacaatgtaaagtgttgatattattaataataatatattgaaatacgtatatatacagtatatacatatataacttttttttttttttttagcatttttacaaattaaaaaaatacaaaagtgtCCCTttacattctttcatttttgagtACGCGTTCGGCCACCCCTGCCTTACGCCTACTTTGACTCACCCTTTTAGGAAAATAGCTGCACCCATGCCAAGCTTGCATTTTCCTAACTTTTGCAtccttttttactttttgctttgattttttccccccaaggaCAGCGACGGGACATGGTCTGAAATGTGTACACAACACTTTTATTCTTTAAATGTTTCCACATCAGCTCAACCAatcaccccacccccaccccactacACACACttctatacgacgtcgtttctATTCCataatagaaaacctgtgtacaTAGGAAAGTGTTTTTGTATAAATGAGTACTATTTTCAACATCTTCACTATAGAAACCAGGGCACAATGTAAACTGTAAACAGAAGTTATTGTAATGCAACAGAAGAGGACTTCAttgaagtataaaaaaatgaGAATTATACAGAAATGCTTTATCTTGATTTACTGGAATATGTCAGAGTGAACCAGGCACAAATAAAACTCAATTTCTTCTTTTATAGGACATTTTGGTTGCATTGtctcctttgtttttgttttttttcgtgttttttttaacttagtcACCAGTTGAGGACAGAagcatttgcatgttctgaTGTTGGTGCGTGGCCAATTCTGCAAAAGAGGgttcatgaaaaaacattttggaaatgcAAAAGCTTGTAACGGACAAATGTTTGCTTCAATTTGCAACTGCTTGCGTTTAACTcgacattttctttttctatgaaaataaagggggaaaattgattaaaaaaaacaaaggactCGATCGACACCTTGTGCAATAAAGCTATCTTTTTATGAACTGTGATGATATTgttaattttctaaatattgtgtgtctttgtaggacttattcattattattatatgtattatacgAATTATTACAATTTAACATGGGGTCGTGTCTGATTACTCTGTTAGTAATACTCTGTTTTACAAAGTTGCAAAGGAATGGAGATTGACAATAAGTTTATTTTCAGATGCTTACCATGGATAGATTAGCAAGaataagaaaaagtcataattttatgaaaaaaatataaaaaactctAATTTTACtacaacaaagtaaaaatataaaaagaaaaaacatattcTAGAGAGAATAAAGTTCAACATCAACCTATTCAACACCTTCATACATTAGCAtggctagcatgttaacattggctCAGTAGCATTTTTGGCCAAtttcacacataaaaacactttataataataatataacataataatgctctgttagcattgctactatgttaacattagcatagtagcatttttaatcattttcataGCCAGATCCTTAGATAATCACTTACGATTATATTatgtttaatgttagcatgttagtattgctagcatgctaatatcagCAATATAAAGTTTGTCAATTAGGTGTAAAGTGAATAAAAAttccttttttatatatatttttatagttagtttataatttatcaatatttttgtaaCTCCCCTCGAAATGTATATATGCTCCTACTAAttgctgatatacatttccaaatGAAACGTTCTGGAATTTTActaatttagttatttgtaTCATGACTGCCTGTACACTACACCTATACACTTTCTTCTGTATCGTCTATTTTAGTCATGGCGTCATCTCGTGACATCCCCAGACAATTTATACATAGTCTGTCCAGTCAACTTGTTGAATTTCCTTTGTTTTTGGGAACGTACACATGCCTGTAGGAGGGGAATTGCTTTTTCGATTGCCTCTTTCACACTGAAAAATGTTGGCAGCATTGCCAACATCTTGTTCATTTTTTGCTGACATGACTGAAGCTGTGTTGCAAGGTTCTTTGATACAGTCGTCATGTCTGACAGTTCAATCAGTTCATCTCGAAGATTTTTTATCTGGAGTTTTGCCTCAGAAACGGCAGTCGAAACCTGTGATTTCGATTTCTTGAAATAAGCACTTCCCTCCCACTGCTTCAACAATGGAGAGTATGTAAAATGTGATGAGGCAATGGATGTCAGAGCCCTCGTGAACTCTGGGTGAGTCGTCACATCCTCTGTGAGTAACTTGCCGCTTGTCACCCCCAAAGAGGTACACAGAAAGGCACATGCACGGACTTCATTTTCTTCGCTGCGTTTCACCCTAGCCGACTCATCAGTCAATGCCACGGGTGTTGGAGTTGATGCAGTCGCAGCAACGGGATTTGGACCATCAGTACTAGCTCCACATCGTGGTTGGGCGGGCTCTTTATCCTCTGTATTCTGTTTATTCTGAAATGAGATAGGAGTTATGCTTTGAGTGAAGTGGAcatagataatatgaaatgactgTATACATATCATGCAAATATGTCATGAAGTGACATGCATCGATCTTCCccaatgtcaccactacctctcacgtgcatcactaagtctattagagtagtgattttcaacaactgtgccgcggcacacaagtgtgccgtgagaaatcgtcaggtgtgccgtgaggaattattcaatattactttttttaattaagtattaataattttctgcaaatatgatgtcattgtcacgtgtcattggtgtaaagactgccagagcaatgtaatattcatccgtgtggcaacacgta is part of the Doryrhamphus excisus isolate RoL2022-K1 chromosome 8, RoL_Dexc_1.0, whole genome shotgun sequence genome and encodes:
- the LOC131134966 gene encoding uncharacterized protein LOC131134966, translating into MSDPGDFDELFSFIKKRITAIHRSPSNAYEQHINVYCFVHSERKRKDAVAAGQAAWKGSKSKESSRADLFRSAVAKMEKIKTKPTIMNVFASSAANKQNTEDKEPAQPRCGASTDGPNPVAATASTPTPVALTDESARVKRSEENEVRACAFLCTSLGVTSGKLLTEDVTTHPEFTRALTSIASSHFTYSPLLKQWEGSAYFKKSKSQVSTAVSEAKLQIKNLRDELIELSDMTTVSKNLATQLQSCQQKMNKMLAMLPTFFSVKEAIEKAIPLLQACVRSQKQRKFNKLTGQTMYKLSGDVTR